The DNA segment CAGGTCGGAATGGCGCTGCTCTGTGGGCTGGAAACCCTCGCACTGGTCGCGATCGCACGGATCACGCTGGTCTGATTCCGGATGAAATTCGGATCGAGTTCGGAAATCGTACTTACCTTACCCGTCCGTGTATCCTGTCATGGAACCGACGAGACGACAATTCCTCGGGACGGCCGTACTCGCAGCCGCGGTCACCGGCTGTTCCGGAAGAGATAGATCGAACCCGACGACGGACGACGTGACGGTTTCGGTCCGGTCGACCGACGACCACGACGACATTCTGGTCGGCCCGGACGAGATGACCCTGTACATGTTCGCCCCCGACGAAGACGCAGGCGGGAGCACGTGTTACGACGCCTGTGCGGCCACGTGGCCGCCACTGACCGTGGCCGAAAGCCCGTCCGCAGCCGACAACGTGACGGCGACCCTGTCGACGATCACCCGCGACGACGGGTCGACGCAAGTCCTGGCCGGAGAGTGGCCGCTGTATTACTACGGGGGCGACGACAGCCCCGGTGACGTCGACGGGCAAGGCATCGACGACGAGTGGTACGTGCTCCAGCCGGATGGATCGCCACTCCGGGAACCGCCGACGACGGACGACGGCGGTGGAATCGGATACTGATACTGCCGGCTGGACGCTCGGACAGCGGGATGCCGAACGCCTTCGAAACGGCACAGCCCACAGCGTCAGTCGTGAACCTCGACGCTTTCGAGGGTGATCGGTGAGGTCGGTTGGTCGTTCGCGTCGGTGTCCGCCGAGCCGATGGCCTCGACGACATCCATCCCGTCAATCACTTCGCCGAAGACCGGGTGCTTGTCGTCGAGATGGGGCTGGGCCGCGAGTGTGATGAAGAACTGCGAGCCGTTGGTGTTCGGGCCGCGGTTGGCCATCGAGAGGACCCCGGGGCCGTCGTGGCGCAGTTCCTCGTGGAACTCGTCGTCGAAAGTGTAGCCGGGACCGCCGCGGCCGTTGCCCAGCGGGTCGCCGACCTGGACCATGAAGCCCTCGATCACGCGATGGAACTCCACCCCGTCGTAGAGGGGATCGATCCGCTTTTCGCCGGTGTCGGGATCCTCCCACGCGCCGGTGCCGGGCGCAATCTCCGTGTTCTCGTAGTCGTTGGCGCCCTCGGCCAGACCGACAAAGTTCTCGACCGTCCGGGGCGCTCGTTCCTCGAACAGCTGTACCTCGATATCGCCCTCGCTCGTGTGCAGCGTCGCAGTCAGATCCGAACTCATGGGCGTCACTGGCAGTCCGGGCGGCATAACAGTGGCGGTGCGGGAACACGTCGGCTCCGCCACGGGCAGAACAACCGCCCGACGGCAACGGGTATCGTGTCGGTTCGCTAACTCATGGCCAGAACCCTTTTGGTCGTCGGTGAACGTCTCTCACGTATCGCATGTCATCCGGTGACACGCAGACGGTCCTCGTCGTGGACGACGAACCGGACGTCGCTGACGCCTACGCCGCACAGCTGCGCGAGCAGTACACTGTGCGGACGGCTTACAGCGGCCAGAAGGCACTGGACGCGATCGACGAGACGATCGACGTCGTGTTGCTGGACCGGCGGATGCCGGAGATGTCCGGCGACGAAGTGCTCCGGACCCTGCGCTCGGACGGAATCGAGACACGGGTCGCGATGGTGACGGCCGTCGATCCGGATTTCGACATCATCGAGATGCCCTTCGACGACTATCTGACCAAGCCAGTCTCGCGATCGGAACTGTTCGAGACCGTCAGGCGGTTGCTCACGTGTGCCAAATACGACGAGCAGTTCCAGCAGTTCTACTCGCTGACGAGCAAGCTCGCGACGCTGCAGGCCAACAAGAGCCAGTCCACGTTAGCGGAAAGCGAGGAGTACGCCGAACTCACGGAGCGACGGGAGGCGGTCCGCGAGCACCTCGACGAGACGCTCTCGGAGTTCAACGACGACGCGTTCGCTGCGATGTTCCGCGAGTTGAACCCGAGCCCGCCGCTTCCCGACGAAGTGATCGAGTGAGAGAGTGTCGCTTCCGAAAGCCCTAACGTCGGTTCGCCCATAGGACGGGCCGAATGAGCGAGCAGTTGCCGGACGTCCAGGCGACCAGTCCGGACGTTACCGTGGGGTTGAATCGGGTCGGCGTCACCGGCGTCGAGAAACTCGTCAAGCTCGGTCGCGAGGACAAGCGACCGATCGTCCTGATGGCCGAGTTCGAGGTCTTCGTGGACCTGCCGTCCTGGCGGAAGGGCGCGGACATGTCCCGAAACATGGAGGTCATCGACGAGACGCTGGAAGCCGCCGTCGCCGAAGAAGTCTACCGCGTCGAGAACGTCTGTGGCGAGGCCGCCGAACGTCTGCTGGAGAAACACGACTACACCGAACAGGCCGAGGTGAAGATGGAGGCGGAATACGTCACGCGCGAGGAGACACCTGTAAGCGAGAAACCGACGCAGTCGACTGCCGACATCATCGCGTCGGCGACCGCAACCGAAGACGGTACCAGAGAGGAGATCGGTGCCGAAGTCACGGGCATGACGGTCTGCCCCTGCAGTCAGGGGATGTCCGTCGCGCGGGCCAGACAGACGCTGAACGACCTCGACGTCGAGGAGGAGGTCATCGACGAGTTTCTGGAGACGGTCCCACAGCCGGGACACTCCCAACGTGGGCACGCGACGCTGACCGTCGAGACCGACGGTGACCCCCCGGTCGATCTCAACGAGCTCATCGAGATCGCCCGCGAGTCGATGAGCGCCCGGATCTACAACCTGGCCAAACGCCCCGACGAGGACCACATGACCTACCAGTCCCACAGCGACGCCAAGTTCGTCGAGGACTGCGTCCGATCGATGGCTGAGGGTGTCGTCGAAGCGTACCCCGACCTGGGCGACGACGCAATCGTCCGCATGGAACAGTCGAACGACGAGTCGATCCACCAGCACAACGCCCACGCTGAGCGCGTCGCAGCCTTCGGAGATCTAGCCAGCGAGGTCAACGGCGACGACTGACATCCTCCACATAGCTAAAGCCGTGGGGTTCCCCCACTGGGGGTTGAATCCACGAGTAGCCGGAGGTTCGCAGGTTCGTCGTCCCGTGGGACGATGACCTGCGTTTCGGGCTGTGCCAGTACAGCCCCCGCCTCGGACAGCGGTTTCGAGAACTTGCCCAAGGCTCGTTTGCCAATATTGAGCGCACCGTTCTTGTCGGCATTGTCGTCCAGCCCACACTTTGGACACTCGAAGCGACCCTGCGTTGCTCGGACACCTTCGCAGGCACAGCGGTTGCACGTCTGCGACGTGTCGTATTCTTCGACCAACTGCACCTCGATACCCGCGTCGTAGGCCTTGTACTCGATGTAGTTCAAAAGGCGGGCGAACGGCATCTTGTGGGTCTTGTCGTTGACATACCGCCCTTTGTCGTTGTCTTTGCGAATCCCGCCGAGGTCGCCCACGACGATGACCGCGTTCCGTTCCTCAGCATCTTCTACAATCGAGCGAGCAATCTTGTGGAGGCGGTCGTCCACCTTTCGTGCCTCAGCGTCACCGATACGCTCGACTACCTGCTGTCCTTGTCGGGGTTTCGCCTTCCCGATGGACTTCCGCAATTGCTTGTAGTGTTCGCGGAGACGGCGCACTTCCTCGCCGTAGAACGTGGTCTTGCGGTCGGAAAGGAACGCGCAGGTAGCCATCCACCGTGCGCCTATGTCGATTGCCAGTACGTCGTCGTACTCGTCTTGGACGGTCACAGACCGCTTGACGACGAGATGGACGTACCAGTCACCGTCACGGCACACCAGTTCGCTGTCTCGAAGATTTCCCTCACGGACGAGTTGTGCGTCCTTTCGTGGGACGTGGGCTGGACACCAGATTGAGTTGCCCTGTCCTTTCTCGGGGTCATAGACAGGGACTTTCACCCACCACGACGAGAGAACGGTGTCCTCATCGTAGGCCACGTCGAACACGTCGTTGCGAAGGACGACAGGTTGTTCCGTACCGAGGTTCGGGTCTTTCTGCCGTTGTACTTTCGACGCCTGCTGGTCGGTTGCAGAGTACAGGTCAGCGTCTCCACCGTGAACTGCAGTCTGGAACGCCTCGTACTCACGGGCGAGCAGGTCAGCCTTCCTGTTGGTCAGCGAGTGAAGTTTGACCCGCACCGTGGTTGAGACGCTCCGTTGCAATAACTACTCACCTGCTTGGGCGTCGATGTACTCCTCAATGATTTCGCTGGACACGTCGTCCGCGCTTGAGACGAAGTACGAGCGCGTCCACAGCGACGGCAAGCCGAAGTCGAACTCGTCGCGGAGATGCCGCGAGGAGTAGCCCTTGACCTGTTGCATTATCTTGTTCGGGGCGAGTGTCGGGTCGCCCGTGATGAACAGGTGTACGTGGTCGGGGCGAATCGCCAACTCCAGTATCTCTAACCCGAGTTCGTCGGCCTTCTCCTCGATGAGTTCTTCGAGACGGGCGCGTACCCCGCCCTCAAGCACCGATTTACGGTATTTCGGACACCAGATGAAGTGGTACTGGAGTTTGTGGACGCTCGTACGTTCCCTGTCGAACCCACGAGGCATCGTCAGTATATAGATATCACTCACCTAAAGATGTTACGCAAACATCCAACCCCAGCCGTGGCTATGAACGTGGAGAGATTCCCAGTTGTCGGCTTCATCCACACCCGTAAACGGGTGGGCTTTCGCCTCGCTACCGCTGTAATCTCCACGGGCGGCTCACGGGAAGACGTGTCGCTCTCGATTTTGACCGGATATCATACATTCGGTGTGTTCGGGCGACCAAGCTACAAACTGGAGCAGCCCAGAATCATAGTGCCTCGACAGTCCCGATCACCGGTCACCGTCGTGCTGGCCGACACCGGGGATCGAGACGGCCGTCGCAACGCGCTCCATCGCCAGCGCGGTCGTCAACACGAGCGCGAGGTAGAACACCGCGACGATCACGTAGATCTCGGTCGTTCGGAACGTGTCCGAGGCGATGACGTCCGCCCGACCGAACAGGTCCAACACGGTGATGAACGCGGCCAGCGAGGAGTACTTGATGAGGTAGACGAACTCGTTGGTCCAGCCGGGGATGGCGTAGCGCAGCCCCTGGGGCAGGACGACGTGGCGGATCCCCGCCCACTTCGAGAGGCCGACCGATCGGGCGGCGACAAGCTGATCCTCGTCGACGGACTGCAGAGCCGACCGGATGTACTCCGACTGATAGGCCGAGGAGTTGATCGTGAACCCGACGATTGCGACGAAGACCGCCGCGCCCGGGATCGATCCGCTCCCGACGAGGTCGACGCTGTCGATCGCGCCCGCGAGCGGCAGTCCGTAGTACAGCAGGAACAGCTGTGCGAGCAGCGGCGTTCCGCGGATTAACTCCGTGTACGCCAGCGAGAGACGGCTGAGTACGGCCCCGCCGTAGACGCGCGCGACCGACAGCGGGATCGCGATGGCCAGCCCGAGCAGCATCGACGCGACGGTGAGATACACCGTTACGTACGCCCCTTCGGCCAGCGCGGGCGCGCTCTCGATGGCGAACGCGACGATATCGAGCAGCCAGACGAGCCAGCCGGTGGCGACCTCCGGCAGGCCCAGCGACGCGACGCCGTCGGCAGCCGACGCGAACGGTTCGGGCGAGAGCCAGGGCTCGCGATTCCTGACGGGCACCTCCGAGCGGATCAGACCCGGGGCGCCCAGCGCGTTGAACAGTCGGTCCAGTACCGCGTTGTGAGACGCCCAGCGCGCCAGCAGCCACGCCCAGAAGACGACCCCGACCGCGAGCACAGCAACACGTCGCCGCCCAGGGAGCTCGCCGACCGCGGCCGGTTCAGTCTCGTCGACGCTCATCGGTGAAGATCGGTCAGTTCCCCGAGGAACTCGCGGGTGCGGTCGTGGTCGGGCTGTTCGAAGAGCCGTTCTGGCGACCCGCGCTCGACGATCCGGCCGTTCTCGAGGAACGTCAGCCGGGAGGCGACCGAGCGGGCGAAGCCCATCTCGTGGGTCACCGCCAGCATCGTCATGCCGTCGTCGGCGAGGTCGCGCATGACGCCCAGCACCTCGCCGACGAGTTCGGGATCAAGCGCGCTGGTCGGTTCGTCGAACAGCATGAGGTCGGGATCCATCGCCAGCGCGCGGGCGATCCCGACGCGCTGTTTCTGCCCGCCCGACAGCTCCGCCGGGTACGAATCGGCCTGATCTGCCACGCCGACTCGCTGGAGGTACTGGTCGGCGCGCTCGGCGGCCTCCCGTTCGGACAGCCCCAGTACTTCGGTCAGCCCGAGCGTGACGTTCCCGCGGGCGGTCCGATGGGCGAAGAGGTTGAAGTCCTGAAAGACCATGCCGACACGCCGGCGCAGCGCGTTCTCGTCCATCGCGTGGACGTCCGCACCGTCGAGGTAGATCGCGCCGCCGTCGATCTCGGTGAGTCGGTTGACACACCGCA comes from the Halapricum desulfuricans genome and includes:
- a CDS encoding peptidylprolyl isomerase translates to MSSDLTATLHTSEGDIEVQLFEERAPRTVENFVGLAEGANDYENTEIAPGTGAWEDPDTGEKRIDPLYDGVEFHRVIEGFMVQVGDPLGNGRGGPGYTFDDEFHEELRHDGPGVLSMANRGPNTNGSQFFITLAAQPHLDDKHPVFGEVIDGMDVVEAIGSADTDANDQPTSPITLESVEVHD
- a CDS encoding response regulator transcription factor; amino-acid sequence: MSSGDTQTVLVVDDEPDVADAYAAQLREQYTVRTAYSGQKALDAIDETIDVVLLDRRMPEMSGDEVLRTLRSDGIETRVAMVTAVDPDFDIIEMPFDDYLTKPVSRSELFETVRRLLTCAKYDEQFQQFYSLTSKLATLQANKSQSTLAESEEYAELTERREAVREHLDETLSEFNDDAFAAMFRELNPSPPLPDEVIE
- the mptA gene encoding GTP cyclohydrolase MptA, which codes for MSEQLPDVQATSPDVTVGLNRVGVTGVEKLVKLGREDKRPIVLMAEFEVFVDLPSWRKGADMSRNMEVIDETLEAAVAEEVYRVENVCGEAAERLLEKHDYTEQAEVKMEAEYVTREETPVSEKPTQSTADIIASATATEDGTREEIGAEVTGMTVCPCSQGMSVARARQTLNDLDVEEEVIDEFLETVPQPGHSQRGHATLTVETDGDPPVDLNELIEIARESMSARIYNLAKRPDEDHMTYQSHSDAKFVEDCVRSMAEGVVEAYPDLGDDAIVRMEQSNDESIHQHNAHAERVAAFGDLASEVNGDD
- a CDS encoding RNA-guided endonuclease TnpB family protein produces the protein MQRSVSTTVRVKLHSLTNRKADLLAREYEAFQTAVHGGDADLYSATDQQASKVQRQKDPNLGTEQPVVLRNDVFDVAYDEDTVLSSWWVKVPVYDPEKGQGNSIWCPAHVPRKDAQLVREGNLRDSELVCRDGDWYVHLVVKRSVTVQDEYDDVLAIDIGARWMATCAFLSDRKTTFYGEEVRRLREHYKQLRKSIGKAKPRQGQQVVERIGDAEARKVDDRLHKIARSIVEDAEERNAVIVVGDLGGIRKDNDKGRYVNDKTHKMPFARLLNYIEYKAYDAGIEVQLVEEYDTSQTCNRCACEGVRATQGRFECPKCGLDDNADKNGALNIGKRALGKFSKPLSEAGAVLAQPETQVIVPRDDEPANLRLLVDSTPSGGTPRL
- the tnpA gene encoding IS200/IS605 family transposase, whose product is MPRGFDRERTSVHKLQYHFIWCPKYRKSVLEGGVRARLEELIEEKADELGLEILELAIRPDHVHLFITGDPTLAPNKIMQQVKGYSSRHLRDEFDFGLPSLWTRSYFVSSADDVSSEIIEEYIDAQAGE
- a CDS encoding amino acid ABC transporter permease, whose protein sequence is MSVDETEPAAVGELPGRRRVAVLAVGVVFWAWLLARWASHNAVLDRLFNALGAPGLIRSEVPVRNREPWLSPEPFASAADGVASLGLPEVATGWLVWLLDIVAFAIESAPALAEGAYVTVYLTVASMLLGLAIAIPLSVARVYGGAVLSRLSLAYTELIRGTPLLAQLFLLYYGLPLAGAIDSVDLVGSGSIPGAAVFVAIVGFTINSSAYQSEYIRSALQSVDEDQLVAARSVGLSKWAGIRHVVLPQGLRYAIPGWTNEFVYLIKYSSLAAFITVLDLFGRADVIASDTFRTTEIYVIVAVFYLALVLTTALAMERVATAVSIPGVGQHDGDR
- a CDS encoding amino acid ABC transporter ATP-binding protein, which translates into the protein MSLLRFEDVSKSYGDEEVLHDVTFELDAGDVEVIVGPSGSGKSTLLRCVNRLTEIDGGAIYLDGADVHAMDENALRRRVGMVFQDFNLFAHRTARGNVTLGLTEVLGLSEREAAERADQYLQRVGVADQADSYPAELSGGQKQRVGIARALAMDPDLMLFDEPTSALDPELVGEVLGVMRDLADDGMTMLAVTHEMGFARSVASRLTFLENGRIVERGSPERLFEQPDHDRTREFLGELTDLHR